Proteins co-encoded in one Spirosoma endbachense genomic window:
- the pseI gene encoding pseudaminic acid synthase, which produces MTANQPIQVAHYTISPTHRPFVIAEMSGNHNQSLDRALEIVDAVADSGAHALKLQTYTPDTITFNGASEEFYIRDAKSLWADKNLYKLYAEAYTPWEWHKPIFDHAKKRGMIAFSSPFDTSAVDFLESLDVPLYKIASFENTDHILLKKIAQTGKPVIMSTGVASVADLDESVKVLRANGCKDLILLKCTSTYPATPETTNLLTIPHMRQLFDVPVGLSDHTMGIGAAVAAVALGAVVLEKHVTLRRADGGVDSAFSLEPDELKSLVIETERAFLAMGQVSYTLTPKEQKSLQFKRSLYVVKDVKAGEPFTPENVRSIRPANGLHTRYYDDVLGRTAPTDIAAGTALQWNLVMND; this is translated from the coding sequence ATGACAGCAAATCAACCGATTCAGGTTGCCCATTATACCATTAGCCCAACGCATCGACCGTTTGTTATTGCCGAGATGTCGGGAAATCATAATCAGTCGCTCGACCGGGCGCTCGAAATCGTTGATGCTGTGGCCGATTCCGGCGCTCATGCGCTCAAGCTACAGACCTACACACCCGACACGATCACGTTCAATGGCGCATCCGAAGAGTTTTACATCCGGGATGCCAAGTCGCTTTGGGCCGATAAAAATCTGTATAAACTCTACGCCGAGGCTTATACGCCCTGGGAATGGCACAAACCGATTTTCGACCATGCGAAGAAACGGGGCATGATTGCCTTTAGCTCGCCATTCGACACAAGTGCTGTGGACTTTTTAGAATCGCTCGATGTCCCGTTGTACAAGATTGCGTCGTTTGAGAACACAGACCATATCCTGCTGAAAAAGATTGCCCAGACCGGAAAACCGGTTATCATGAGTACTGGGGTTGCTTCTGTGGCAGACCTCGATGAGTCGGTAAAGGTATTACGCGCTAACGGCTGTAAAGACCTGATTCTGCTTAAATGTACGAGCACCTACCCGGCGACACCAGAAACAACAAACCTGCTCACGATTCCGCACATGCGCCAATTGTTTGATGTTCCGGTTGGTCTTTCGGATCACACCATGGGCATTGGGGCAGCGGTGGCAGCGGTGGCTCTGGGAGCGGTTGTACTCGAAAAACACGTTACGCTACGGCGGGCCGACGGTGGTGTCGATTCTGCGTTTTCGCTTGAACCCGACGAACTGAAAAGTTTAGTCATCGAAACGGAGCGGGCATTTCTGGCAATGGGCCAGGTCAGTTACACCTTAACCCCTAAAGAGCAGAAAAGCCTGCAATTCAAGCGCTCGCTCTATGTTGTGAAGGACGTAAAAGCTGGCGAGCCGTTTACGCCCGAAAACGTGCGTAGTATCCGTCCGGCAAACGGCTTGCATACGCGCTACTACGACGATGTCCTTGGTAGAACTGCCCCCACCGACATTGCCGCCGGAACGGCGTTGCAGTGGAATTTAGTTATGAATGACTGA
- the pseG gene encoding UDP-2,4-diacetamido-2,4,6-trideoxy-beta-L-altropyranose hydrolase, with amino-acid sequence MKRLLFRADGNAQIGLGHVMRCLALIDMLKGEFLMRFAIVEPTPDVRSLIGKAEAEVISLPASSSLPAFLEVVEPQDVVVLDGYSFDEVFQQTVRSRAKRLVYIDDLAAGQQVADVVINHAGGIVPNDYEAESYTQFYLGPHYALLRPEFLRPEGFGEAPQAGPIFVSLGGADPQNISLTVLEAIRQVDASLPVHIVLGPFHPNRPSIEAFHTQLPELTILQNLSASQMAQELYQCSLAITACSTISYEVCAINRPLIAVVTADNQARLAQFLSEEKLALSVNFPTLLTRLTPVLGLDQLVKLSIQSFQFSPDSVTESLANQRRFFDGRSPERFRELFHQLTR; translated from the coding sequence ATGAAACGACTGCTTTTTCGCGCCGACGGCAACGCACAAATTGGGCTGGGACATGTGATGCGTTGTCTGGCCCTGATCGACATGCTAAAAGGTGAATTTCTGATGCGATTCGCCATTGTCGAGCCAACCCCGGATGTTCGTTCATTGATCGGGAAAGCAGAGGCCGAAGTAATCAGCTTGCCCGCTTCATCATCGCTACCAGCATTTCTGGAAGTTGTTGAGCCGCAGGATGTTGTTGTGCTGGACGGTTATTCGTTCGACGAAGTATTTCAGCAAACTGTACGCTCGCGGGCGAAACGGCTGGTTTACATTGACGATCTGGCAGCAGGGCAGCAAGTGGCCGATGTTGTCATTAATCATGCCGGTGGCATTGTGCCCAATGATTATGAGGCTGAATCCTATACCCAGTTTTATCTGGGGCCACATTACGCCCTTCTTCGCCCCGAATTTCTTCGGCCAGAAGGCTTCGGCGAAGCTCCCCAGGCCGGCCCCATCTTCGTTAGTTTGGGTGGTGCCGATCCTCAGAATATATCGCTAACTGTACTGGAAGCCATTCGACAGGTTGATGCATCGCTACCTGTTCATATCGTTTTAGGGCCATTTCATCCCAACCGACCATCGATTGAGGCTTTCCATACTCAATTACCTGAGCTGACAATTCTACAAAACCTGAGCGCCAGTCAGATGGCTCAGGAACTGTATCAATGCAGTCTGGCGATTACGGCCTGTAGTACGATTTCCTATGAAGTCTGTGCCATTAATCGGCCATTGATTGCCGTCGTTACTGCCGACAATCAGGCGCGGCTGGCGCAATTTCTTTCGGAAGAGAAACTGGCCTTGTCGGTCAACTTTCCTACCTTGCTGACCCGGTTAACACCCGTTCTTGGTCTGGATCAACTAGTGAAGCTATCCATACAATCGTTTCAGTTCTCGCCCGACAGCGTAACAGAGTCGCTGGCCAATCAGCGTCGCTTTTTCGATGGTCGTTCGCCCGAACGGTTTCGAGAGTTGTTTCATCAGTTGACACGTTAA
- a CDS encoding class I SAM-dependent methyltransferase, whose translation MRKLLIQLFGLDLLYKVRKSPVVNFLPRIRQASRSYNYRYRQILRWSVTSREDTNFTYELTEDNILYLAHTVAVVANVKPETVLTYIREAQTDDVLRQYILEKTKTSSYRRVADLRVEFGRRLGWYALVRIRKPGVVIETGVDKGLGAVLLCSALLRNRAEGKPGRYYGTDIAPKAGYLLDGQYREVGQVLYGDSLTSLKAFSDPIDLFINDSDHSSQYEHDEYRVVLPKLSPTGILLSDNAHETGVLARLSLEVGRRFVYYQEVPKEHWYPGAGIGFSYS comes from the coding sequence ATGCGGAAACTCCTTATCCAACTATTCGGCCTCGATCTCCTGTATAAAGTTCGTAAGTCTCCCGTCGTTAACTTTTTGCCCCGAATCAGACAGGCCAGCCGAAGTTATAATTACCGGTACAGACAAATTTTGCGCTGGAGCGTAACCTCACGAGAGGATACCAACTTCACCTACGAATTAACGGAGGATAACATTCTGTATCTGGCACATACTGTGGCCGTGGTGGCTAATGTTAAACCAGAAACCGTGTTAACCTATATTCGGGAAGCCCAGACCGATGATGTGCTCCGTCAGTATATCCTGGAAAAAACCAAAACCTCGTCCTATCGTCGGGTGGCCGACCTGCGCGTCGAATTTGGTCGGCGGCTGGGTTGGTATGCGCTCGTACGGATTCGCAAACCCGGTGTCGTGATCGAAACGGGTGTCGATAAAGGGTTAGGGGCCGTTTTGCTTTGCTCGGCACTGCTCCGTAATCGCGCCGAAGGTAAACCGGGTCGTTATTATGGCACCGACATTGCACCCAAAGCGGGTTATCTGCTCGATGGTCAGTATCGGGAAGTGGGGCAAGTGCTTTATGGTGACTCACTTACCAGCCTGAAAGCCTTCAGTGACCCCATTGATCTGTTTATCAACGACAGCGATCATTCGTCGCAGTATGAACACGATGAATACCGGGTTGTATTACCAAAACTGAGTCCAACCGGAATTCTTTTAAGCGACAATGCCCACGAAACGGGCGTACTGGCGCGGTTGTCGCTTGAGGTAGGGCGGAGGTTCGTTTATTATCAGGAGGTTCCAAAAGAACACTGGTATCCTGGAGCTGGCATTGGTTTTTCGTATTCCTAG
- the pseF gene encoding pseudaminic acid cytidylyltransferase: MSNIAIIPARGGSKRIPRKNIRPFLGKPILAYVIDAALRSGLFSEVMVSTDDEEIAGIARTYGASVPFMRQAETANDFATTADVLGEVLNQYAQKGSTYDYACCLYPTAPFITPTLLQRAFSTLTNKQFDTVYPIQRFGFPIQRAVLLNDEKVQWFQPEHALTRSQDLEPAYHDAGQFYFFNTKTFEQTLRLITNHSGGIIVPEMEAHDIDTEEDWQVAEFKFKLRLMQDV, from the coding sequence ATGAGCAATATAGCCATCATCCCGGCGCGGGGCGGCAGCAAACGCATTCCCCGCAAAAACATCCGGCCTTTTCTGGGTAAACCCATCCTTGCTTATGTGATCGATGCGGCTCTACGATCGGGTCTGTTCAGCGAGGTAATGGTGTCTACGGATGATGAAGAAATTGCCGGAATTGCCCGGACCTATGGCGCTTCTGTACCGTTTATGCGTCAGGCGGAAACGGCAAATGACTTCGCTACCACTGCCGATGTGTTGGGTGAGGTACTGAATCAATATGCACAGAAAGGGTCAACTTATGATTATGCGTGCTGTCTATATCCTACCGCACCATTTATAACACCAACTCTGCTTCAGCGGGCGTTTTCAACCCTTACTAATAAACAGTTCGATACCGTTTACCCGATTCAGCGATTTGGCTTTCCAATTCAGCGGGCGGTGCTGCTGAACGACGAAAAAGTACAATGGTTTCAACCGGAACATGCCCTAACCCGGTCGCAGGACCTGGAACCGGCCTACCACGATGCAGGTCAGTTTTACTTTTTCAACACAAAAACGTTTGAGCAGACTCTTCGCCTGATCACAAACCATTCGGGCGGTATTATCGTCCCGGAGATGGAGGCTCATGATATCGACACGGAAGAAGACTGGCAGGTTGCCGAGTTCAAATTTAAACTACGGCTGATGCAGGATGTATAA
- the pseB gene encoding UDP-N-acetylglucosamine 4,6-dehydratase (inverting) — translation MGQDNNDQFVDLTNKSILITGGTGSFGKKFIEMVYQRYPNIKRLVVYSRDELKQFEMSQYYPNSTYKSIRFFIGDVRDSERLKRACEGIDIIIHAAALKQVPAAEYNPMECIKTNVFGAENVINAALDNGVKRVVALSTDKAAAPINLYGATKLCSDKLFVAANNMKGSRDLRFSVVRYGNVIGSRGSVVPFFLEKRKDGVLPITHPDMTRFNISLEEGVEMVLYALEHAWGGEIFVPKIPSYRITDVATAIGPDCEQKLVGIRPGEKLHEEMITETDSLNTVETDKYYVITPSTPTWSMDDYMKAFDGRQVEMGFKYNSGTNTEWLNVDQLRDQIREHVDPNFSV, via the coding sequence ATGGGTCAAGATAATAACGATCAATTTGTTGATCTCACAAACAAATCGATTCTGATTACAGGGGGCACTGGCTCTTTCGGCAAGAAGTTCATTGAGATGGTCTACCAGCGTTATCCGAATATTAAACGTCTGGTGGTGTACTCCCGCGATGAGCTGAAACAGTTTGAGATGTCGCAGTATTATCCGAATTCAACATATAAGTCCATTCGCTTTTTCATTGGCGATGTGCGCGATAGTGAGCGCCTGAAGCGGGCCTGCGAGGGAATCGATATCATCATTCACGCAGCCGCACTCAAGCAGGTACCTGCCGCTGAATACAACCCCATGGAATGCATTAAGACCAATGTTTTTGGGGCGGAGAATGTCATCAATGCAGCTCTGGACAATGGTGTGAAGCGTGTTGTTGCTCTGTCGACGGATAAAGCAGCTGCGCCCATCAACTTGTACGGGGCAACCAAACTGTGTTCCGACAAACTGTTTGTGGCAGCCAACAACATGAAAGGTAGCCGTGACCTGCGATTCTCGGTTGTTCGCTACGGTAACGTTATCGGATCACGGGGGTCGGTCGTTCCGTTCTTTCTGGAAAAACGAAAAGATGGTGTGTTACCCATCACACACCCTGACATGACCCGCTTCAATATCTCGCTGGAAGAAGGCGTAGAGATGGTTCTGTATGCATTGGAGCATGCCTGGGGCGGAGAGATTTTTGTTCCTAAGATTCCATCGTACCGCATTACCGATGTAGCCACAGCCATCGGTCCAGATTGTGAGCAGAAGTTAGTGGGTATCCGGCCCGGCGAGAAGCTTCACGAGGAAATGATTACTGAAACCGATTCGCTCAACACGGTCGAGACGGATAAATATTACGTTATTACGCCCTCAACGCCGACCTGGAGTATGGACGACTACATGAAGGCATTTGATGGTCGGCAGGTGGAAATGGGTTTCAAATACAACTCGGGCACGAATACCGAATGGCTCAACGTCGATCAGTTACGGGATCAGATTCGTGAGCATGTCGATCCAAATTTCAGTGTATAA
- a CDS encoding HNH endonuclease, producing MPTVHKVKFPKAGVQTEASHQGRTEANRDIYGSSRWKKTSKNHLRNHPFCIRCAAIGKQTLATVTDHIVPINQDGEPWDPENHQSLCLKCHQKKSARERHQQKHA from the coding sequence ATGCCCACCGTTCATAAAGTTAAATTCCCCAAAGCCGGGGTTCAGACCGAAGCGTCACATCAGGGCCGCACGGAGGCTAACCGGGACATCTATGGCTCTTCCCGTTGGAAGAAGACCTCTAAAAATCATTTGCGGAACCATCCTTTCTGCATCCGGTGTGCCGCGATTGGCAAGCAAACACTGGCCACCGTGACCGACCACATCGTGCCCATCAACCAGGACGGTGAACCCTGGGATCCGGAGAACCACCAGAGCTTATGCCTGAAGTGTCATCAGAAGAAGTCGGCCAGGGAGCGTCATCAGCAGAAGCATGCATGA
- a CDS encoding P27 family phage terminase small subunit produces MAAGRPAKSDEQKQLAGTFRQDRTQAVQSGRQPVSLLAEIPDPPAQFDNNLRAQYQWRFVCEELFNLGMLRPIMLDWIELYCLYLSDAFRFREMAEAEEWVTQFQDEEGNVKGEALSKYVQLADSAFAKAQQTMKMLCLDPATVLKLSPKVPDKPKSKMAQLMSRK; encoded by the coding sequence ATGGCAGCAGGCAGACCCGCTAAATCCGATGAGCAAAAGCAACTGGCAGGCACCTTCCGGCAGGATCGCACACAAGCGGTTCAGTCCGGAAGGCAGCCGGTTAGCTTGCTGGCCGAAATTCCTGATCCGCCCGCTCAGTTTGACAACAATCTTCGCGCCCAATACCAATGGCGGTTTGTTTGCGAGGAATTGTTTAACCTAGGTATGTTGAGACCTATTATGCTCGACTGGATTGAGTTGTATTGCCTTTATCTGTCTGACGCTTTTCGTTTCCGGGAAATGGCCGAAGCGGAAGAGTGGGTTACACAATTTCAGGATGAAGAAGGCAATGTGAAGGGGGAGGCACTCTCCAAATACGTGCAACTGGCCGATTCGGCTTTTGCCAAAGCCCAGCAGACCATGAAAATGCTCTGCCTGGATCCTGCTACCGTATTGAAATTGTCTCCCAAAGTTCCCGATAAGCCTAAGTCCAAGATGGCCCAACTGATGAGTCGTAAATAA
- a CDS encoding lipopolysaccharide biosynthesis protein yields the protein MGIIKRQTIQSSIYSYAGVGVGFLTQGLFFLYLFSKEQVGLLSLLVSVSLVLAQASNLGLNSAGGRYFPYFRNIDRQHNGYLLIATLTTIFGCCLCALVLWLARPWVIEQYQTQSALFVDYYYLLIPLMLFTVFFAVFDNYARLLYDPVTGTLLQQLVQRVLILLAGILYWFGWVTFPQFLGVWLLAFLIPMILMIYSVAQDESLFLNRRFIAVGPELRNNLIRYSALTLTTALSTQIIWTIDKAMLSTSKGLDDTGVYSTASYFASVIALPATALYKVSGTLIAESWKANDMDNIMTIYRKSCLNQLIAGCLVFVGVAVNLPTVFAVLPAGYEAGYYVILWLGLSKLIDMATGVNGVILGTSRYYAYDSVFFVLLIFVTILANKLLIPQYGMNGAAVGAVLATFLYNFARTVLVGIKFGLQPFTWRNLAVIALAALVWFLVELVPHATGSWLLLGIDVVLRSSAITALFLAGVYVFNLSPDASELMNSVWQRIKKLNA from the coding sequence ATGGGTATAATTAAACGACAGACCATTCAGAGTTCAATTTACTCCTATGCTGGGGTAGGGGTCGGCTTTCTGACACAGGGTCTATTTTTTCTGTATCTCTTCAGTAAAGAACAGGTAGGCTTGCTGTCATTGCTTGTTTCGGTGTCGCTCGTTCTGGCCCAGGCATCTAATCTGGGGTTAAATAGTGCTGGTGGCCGGTACTTTCCGTATTTCCGCAATATAGATCGGCAACATAACGGCTATCTACTCATCGCGACCCTGACAACCATCTTTGGCTGCTGCCTGTGTGCGCTGGTTTTATGGCTGGCTCGCCCGTGGGTAATTGAGCAATATCAGACTCAGTCAGCGCTGTTTGTCGATTATTACTATCTGCTCATTCCACTGATGCTGTTTACGGTTTTTTTTGCCGTATTTGACAATTACGCCCGACTCCTGTATGACCCCGTTACAGGCACCCTGCTCCAGCAATTAGTACAGCGCGTGCTTATTTTGCTGGCGGGCATTCTCTACTGGTTCGGCTGGGTTACGTTTCCGCAGTTTCTGGGCGTTTGGCTACTGGCCTTTCTAATACCCATGATCCTGATGATTTATAGCGTAGCTCAGGATGAGTCGCTCTTCCTCAACCGCCGTTTCATCGCCGTCGGTCCCGAACTGCGAAACAATCTGATTCGCTACTCAGCCCTCACCCTAACCACTGCGTTATCGACCCAGATTATCTGGACCATCGATAAAGCCATGCTCAGTACCAGTAAAGGGCTCGACGATACGGGTGTATACAGTACAGCTTCCTACTTTGCCAGTGTGATTGCCTTACCCGCCACGGCACTCTACAAAGTATCGGGCACGCTCATTGCCGAATCGTGGAAGGCTAACGATATGGATAATATCATGACTATCTATCGCAAAAGCTGCCTCAATCAACTCATTGCGGGCTGTCTTGTTTTTGTGGGCGTAGCGGTCAATTTGCCCACTGTTTTTGCCGTACTACCAGCCGGTTACGAAGCGGGTTATTATGTGATCTTATGGCTGGGTTTGAGCAAACTGATCGATATGGCGACCGGAGTTAACGGTGTAATTTTGGGCACATCCCGGTATTATGCCTACGATTCTGTCTTTTTCGTATTGCTGATTTTCGTTACTATCCTGGCCAATAAGCTGCTAATTCCACAATACGGGATGAATGGAGCAGCTGTAGGTGCGGTGCTGGCCACATTCTTGTATAATTTTGCCCGGACAGTGCTGGTTGGGATCAAGTTTGGCCTTCAGCCATTCACCTGGCGTAACCTGGCAGTTATTGCGCTAGCTGCCCTAGTCTGGTTTCTGGTTGAACTGGTACCACATGCTACGGGCTCATGGTTGCTATTAGGCATCGATGTTGTATTACGTTCGTCGGCCATTACGGCGCTGTTTCTGGCAGGCGTTTATGTGTTCAATCTATCACCCGATGCCAGCGAATTAATGAATTCCGTTTGGCAACGCATCAAAAAATTAAACGCTTAA
- a CDS encoding Rad52/Rad22 family DNA repair protein, with amino-acid sequence MDLTILTAPLTIQEIEWRVQSQTKDGQKIVVVPYITNRCVMQRFDDQFGWAGWQNEIKEIEGGFLCTITAVLEGGEIVRKTDGASRTSVEPVKGGISDAMKRAAVQFGLGRALYDFPKVLIQTTDKYIPDWAFPLLDKMVEKINAGGSVRDVVVLKPEHAKPTSK; translated from the coding sequence ATGGACCTTACTATTTTAACCGCCCCCCTCACCATACAGGAAATTGAATGGCGGGTTCAGAGCCAGACCAAAGACGGTCAGAAAATCGTAGTAGTGCCGTATATAACCAACCGTTGTGTGATGCAGCGATTCGACGATCAGTTTGGCTGGGCGGGCTGGCAGAACGAAATCAAGGAAATCGAAGGCGGGTTTCTGTGTACGATTACAGCCGTACTGGAAGGTGGTGAAATTGTCAGAAAGACCGACGGTGCCAGCCGTACCAGCGTCGAGCCGGTGAAGGGAGGGATCAGCGATGCCATGAAGCGAGCAGCAGTCCAATTTGGACTAGGCCGAGCGCTGTATGACTTCCCCAAGGTCCTGATTCAAACGACGGATAAGTACATCCCTGATTGGGCATTCCCATTGCTTGACAAGATGGTCGAAAAGATTAATGCTGGCGGCTCCGTTCGTGATGTCGTCGTATTGAAGCCTGAACACGCCAAACCAACCTCCAAATAA
- a CDS encoding GNAT family N-acetyltransferase → MLTCRKAKPADARLYFDWANDPETRRQSFNTTPITLETHTTWFSRKLVSPDALLLVFENETSQAVGQVRFERIPIADMPDEIIVGVSVDVRFRGQGFASQIISQGCQSCKKQWGAITIHAYIRPDNQGSIRSFTKAGFKFSHESGKFGVPSFVYSKAV, encoded by the coding sequence ATGCTTACCTGCCGAAAAGCTAAACCTGCCGATGCCCGGCTTTATTTCGACTGGGCCAATGATCCAGAAACTCGTCGTCAGTCGTTCAATACAACGCCCATTACACTGGAGACGCACACGACCTGGTTTTCACGCAAACTAGTCAGTCCCGACGCGTTGCTCCTGGTATTCGAGAATGAAACGAGTCAGGCCGTTGGCCAGGTGCGATTCGAGCGAATTCCCATAGCCGATATGCCCGACGAGATTATTGTTGGCGTATCGGTCGATGTCCGATTCAGAGGTCAGGGATTCGCCAGCCAGATCATCAGCCAGGGGTGCCAAAGCTGTAAAAAACAGTGGGGAGCCATAACCATTCACGCCTATATCCGACCTGATAATCAGGGCTCCATTCGTTCGTTTACCAAAGCAGGGTTCAAATTCTCGCATGAAAGCGGTAAATTTGGTGTTCCAAGTTTCGTTTATAGTAAGGCCGTATAA
- a CDS encoding FkbM family methyltransferase, with product MWFFRYLFTNLYRAVQTSNGRHLLWLFFRYAGRPRHQSGTIPFLRYRFQVPDALSFVWQFKEIFADESYRFQTDSAEPVILDCGANIGSSLAYFRQNYPKSRIVAFEADPDIGAVLNQNLTSNRIEGIEVVNKAVWINEGGIDFGSGEADSASLFSETNRRRVPSVRLRDYLLRELHVDMLKIDIEGAETDVLIDCRDALAHVRNLFIEYHAYIGHPQTLGTVVQILEENGFRYYIDSNQSRVRPFINHRYRGNDVMDLQLNIFAYRP from the coding sequence ATGTGGTTTTTTCGCTATCTCTTCACGAACCTGTACAGAGCGGTCCAGACGTCCAATGGACGCCATCTGTTGTGGCTATTTTTTCGGTATGCCGGTCGGCCGCGCCACCAGAGCGGTACGATTCCGTTTCTGCGTTACCGTTTTCAGGTGCCGGATGCGCTTTCATTTGTGTGGCAGTTTAAAGAGATTTTTGCCGACGAATCGTACCGTTTTCAGACAGATTCGGCCGAGCCAGTCATTCTGGATTGCGGGGCTAACATTGGCTCAAGTCTGGCTTATTTCCGGCAGAATTACCCCAAATCCAGGATTGTTGCTTTTGAAGCCGATCCCGACATTGGTGCCGTTCTCAACCAGAACTTAACGTCTAATCGGATCGAAGGCATTGAGGTTGTCAATAAGGCAGTTTGGATCAATGAAGGGGGCATCGATTTCGGGAGTGGCGAAGCTGATTCGGCCTCGCTATTCTCAGAAACCAATCGTCGGCGGGTGCCATCGGTTCGTCTGCGGGATTATCTGCTGCGTGAACTCCATGTCGATATGTTAAAAATTGATATTGAAGGAGCCGAGACCGATGTTCTGATCGACTGCCGTGATGCGCTGGCCCACGTTCGCAATCTGTTCATCGAATATCATGCCTACATCGGGCATCCACAAACCCTCGGAACGGTTGTGCAGATTCTGGAAGAAAATGGATTCCGCTATTATATAGACAGCAACCAATCGCGTGTTCGACCGTTCATTAACCACCGTTACCGCGGCAATGATGTGATGGATCTGCAACTAAATATTTTCGCTTACCGCCCGTGA
- the pseC gene encoding UDP-4-amino-4,6-dideoxy-N-acetyl-beta-L-altrosamine transaminase codes for MNHPIPYGRQHITDEDIAAVADVLRGPFLTQGPHIGAFETAFANYIGSQYAVAIANGTAALHLCCMALGVTTGTRVITTPITFSASANCVRYCGGEVYFADIDPETALLDINAVRALLEQHPEGYFSGIIPVDFAGYPVDMAAFRDLADDYGLWLLEDACHAPGGSFTDQRGTIRRCGDGSLADLAIFSFHPVKHIAAGEGGMITTNDEALYKHLLRLRTHGITNKPAEWTEPYIGEPERGGWYMELQELGYNYRLTDMQAALGTSQLQRVDAMFARRQEIAKRYDEAFSNSHVSIIIPPNGVSHAYHLYVIQVDDRKELYDFLRTKNIMAQVHYIPVHLMPYYRQFGWKPGDFPNAERYYARCLSLPMFPTLTADEQEYVIASVKEFVGA; via the coding sequence ATGAATCACCCCATTCCATACGGTCGCCAGCATATAACGGACGAGGATATTGCTGCCGTTGCCGACGTATTGCGCGGCCCGTTTCTGACGCAGGGCCCTCATATCGGCGCCTTCGAAACAGCCTTTGCCAACTACATCGGTAGCCAGTATGCCGTTGCCATCGCCAATGGCACAGCCGCGCTGCACCTCTGCTGCATGGCACTTGGGGTCACTACGGGAACGCGGGTGATTACTACTCCCATTACCTTTTCGGCATCGGCCAACTGTGTGCGTTACTGTGGTGGCGAGGTCTATTTTGCGGATATTGATCCGGAAACGGCTCTGCTCGATATAAATGCGGTGCGGGCTTTGCTCGAACAGCATCCTGAAGGGTACTTTTCGGGAATCATTCCAGTCGATTTTGCGGGTTATCCGGTCGATATGGCTGCTTTCCGTGATCTGGCTGATGACTATGGTTTATGGCTTCTGGAAGATGCCTGCCACGCACCAGGCGGGTCGTTTACGGATCAGCGTGGAACCATCCGTCGCTGTGGCGATGGTTCGCTGGCCGACCTGGCCATTTTCAGTTTCCACCCCGTCAAGCACATTGCGGCTGGCGAAGGAGGCATGATAACAACCAATGACGAAGCCTTGTATAAGCACCTGCTCCGGCTCCGCACGCATGGCATTACCAACAAACCAGCTGAATGGACAGAACCATATATCGGCGAGCCCGAGCGCGGTGGCTGGTATATGGAGTTGCAGGAATTAGGCTACAATTACCGCCTTACCGATATGCAGGCCGCTTTGGGAACCAGCCAGCTACAGCGAGTTGATGCCATGTTCGCTCGTCGGCAGGAGATCGCGAAACGATATGACGAAGCGTTCTCTAACTCCCATGTTTCAATTATTATTCCACCAAATGGCGTAAGCCATGCGTATCACTTATACGTCATCCAGGTCGATGATCGAAAGGAGTTATACGATTTTCTGCGAACGAAAAATATCATGGCCCAAGTACATTACATACCGGTGCACCTGATGCCCTATTACCGGCAATTTGGCTGGAAACCAGGCGATTTTCCGAATGCAGAACGATATTATGCCCGTTGCTTAAGTCTCCCGATGTTCCCGACATTAACAGCTGATGAGCAGGAGTATGTCATTGCATCGGTGAAGGAATTTGTAGGCGCATGA